The proteins below are encoded in one region of Rhododendron vialii isolate Sample 1 chromosome 7a, ASM3025357v1:
- the LOC131333206 gene encoding RNA polymerase sigma factor sigC isoform X5 translates to MEGILQMTTGENKLQGRKASHFGLLMENLDTLEATFADSYVGRLERDILGQLERVGALKLFHSCLSKTLKSPTFFDLSDMSTQLIKQPLINEAVDVHIGEIVVRSRKKEERKSRRGRGSPKASMLALPSKSIQKDSQSKLPSNSRSRRLSIARNEAEMSRQFKLVDDLERLKTALEEETGRVASLSSWAEAARMDKKILLQHLRSGWYCKDALLRSAHSLVLYLARNYRGFGLAFEDIIQAGKFGLLQGAMRFDHTRGYKFSTYVQYWIRRSMSRFVEQHSRGIRIPASLSKSMNQIKKARNFLYRTHGRYPDDDEIAKFTGLSLANIQSARQCFRVVGSIDERLGDSFGAKFMEFTPDTSVESTEEFVVRQQMVKEIHDLLKTLDLTERQVLVMRFGLCGHHRKSLQEIGTCFQVSKEWIRRVELKALRKLRDEGTHRNLSHYLQL, encoded by the exons TCAGATGACTACTGGAGAGAACAAGTTACAAGGAAGAAAGGCATCCCATTTTGGCTTATTAATGGAAAATCTTGATACGTTGGAGGCAACGTTCGCTGACTCATATGTGGGAAGGTTGGAAAGAGATATTTTAGGACAACTGGAAAGGGTTGGAGCTCTTAAATTATTCCATAGCTGTCTATCGAAGACCCTTAAATCCCCAACCTTTTTTGACTTGTCTGACATGTCAACTCAGCTTATTAAACAGCCTTTGATTAATGAAGCTGTGGATGTCCACATTGGTGAGATTGTTGTTCGCtcaaggaagaaagaagaaagaaaatcaagaagaggGAGAGGTTCACCAAAAGCTTCGATGCTGGCATTGCCCTCAAAATCAATTCAAAAGGACTCTCAATCAAAATTGCCATCAAATTCTAGAAGTAGAAGACTATCAATTGCTAGGAATGAGGCTGAAATGTCGAGACAATTTAAG TTGGTTGATGACTTGGAAAGACTTAAAACTGCGTTGGAAGAAGAAACTGGACGAGTAGCTAGCTTGAGTAGCTGGGCGGAAGCTGCCAGAATGGACAAGAAGATATTACTTCAGCATTTGCGTTCCGGTTGGTATTGTAAGGACGCGCTGCTGAGAAGTGCACACTCCCTAGTTCTGTACCTTGCGAGAAACTACAGGGGATTTGGCTTGGCCTTTGAAGATATAATTCAG GCAGGGAAATTTGGTTTGTTGCAAGGTGCAATGAGGTTTGACCACACAAGGGGATACAAATTCTCAACTTATGTTCAGTACTGGATAAGGAGGTCAATGTCAAGATTTGTAGAACAGCATTCTAGGGGGATTCGAATTCCG GCCTCTTTGAGCAAGTCGATGAATCAGATAAAGAAAGCTCGGAATTTCCTATACAGAACCCATGGGAGATACCCAGACGATGATGAAATTGCAAAGTTCACAGGCTTGTCCCTAGCTAATATACAATCAGCCAGGCAGTGCTTTAGAGTTGTGGGTTCAATTGATGAGAGACTGGGGGATTCTTTTGGAGCTAAATTTATG GAGTTTACACCAGACACATCAGTAGAGAGCACTGAAGAATTTGTAGTGAGGCAGCAAATGGTAAAAGAAATACATGACCTCCTGAAAACCCTTGATCTGACAGAGAGGCAAGTGTTGGTCATGAGATTTGGGCTTTGTGGCCACCACCGCAAGTCACTTCAGGAGATTGGGACGTGTTTCCAAGTAAGCAAAGAGTGGATACGTAGGGTAGAGCTAAAAGCTCTGAGAAAACTAAGGGATGAAGGAACCCATAGAAATTTGAGCCATTATTTGCAACTGTAG
- the LOC131333209 gene encoding uncharacterized protein LOC131333209 isoform X2 has translation MILAHIRYLLILINILSLILSGLPYSRGETIDRKILNVGEELWKETLPLQMGSRLYLLEGVKSYTSYEVKISYPASIPSRFSLLLTRGNSSLGQNWKRKLLNTEKLIFKTDNLELSSDQDGMYVLVTVEPEGVVALPNVQERKEVIFNIE, from the exons ATGATTCTTGCACATATACGCTATTTGTTGATTCTGATTAACATTCTCAGTTTAATTCTGAGTGGCCTACCGTACAGTCGTGGGGAGAC GATCGATAGAAAAATTTTGAATGTTGGGGAGGAGCTGTGGAAGGAAACTCTGCCATTACAAATGGGATCCCGCCTTTACCTACTGGAGGGGGTTAAGTCTTATACGTCTTACGAAGTGAAGATATCATATCCAGCTTCT ATACCTTCAAGATTTTCTCTGCTGCTTACAAGAGGAAATTCAAGCTTAGGGCAGAATTGGAAGAGAAAATTACTCAATACGGAGAAGTTGATTTTCAAAACTGATAATCTGGAATTGTCAAGTGACCAG GATGGAATGTACGTCCTGGTGACTGTGGAGCCTGAGGGGGTGGTTGCACTACCAAATGTACAGGAGAGAAAAGAAGTCATTTTTAACATAG
- the LOC131333208 gene encoding uncharacterized protein LOC131333208 → MAEPDIIDLDASFDDSSHRSRLTLVGKIISSKILNKKGVSNVITKAWRTREEVSVSAWWNNTYAFCFKSEDDLCKIISLGPWSVMGCLMVLRKWDGHKTLEEIDFSCSPFWVQIQGLPLGFLNTRSGMRIAETLGDVIAVEDPDGRGKLNKFLRVRVWIDVTKPLKEGFFLKRVNEDLWVKFRYERLSDYCYGCGRIGHTQNDCLDSNDSWKQQKGGAEELRAEISWLDTVQYGDKHLEKLVYPRDCKRNPTMEGDEGGLCDCGACQFQTEACRDEARGNFLRTKEVVHENMGNKVVQSNSGQVSHPEDVLPRPGIKMTASLSHEGAQWKCQSVENTSRVSGLGPGPISTNSQYFVEEPDSPRGGPLMIQGLGFGNLLGQSPIKEVGHFQSEVGLSNIFNRLLNLKQKNPDDSEEEESQRKKALLISWEDQNAYKGGSISPDQLIPSQNSVSKRGKINPRSGSNRGGRGSRGRPRKNPCMLSNLSDQDLIEVQVEHSSQFSLTSVNNSRLIDDLLSEVDSNVGAEPRAPVAGPKQPRTQW, encoded by the coding sequence ATGGCTGAGCCGGATATCATAGATTTAGATGCGAGTTTTGATGATTCTTCCCACCGATCTAGACTTACTCTGGTGGGTAAGATAATTTCTAGTAAAATTCTCAACAAGAAAGGGGTCTCTAATGTGATTACAAAGGCCTGGCGCACCAGAGAAGAGGTCTCTGTTTCTGCTTGGTGGAATAACACGTATGCTTTCTGTTTCAAGTCTGAAGATGACCTCTGCAAGATTATCAGCTTGGGGCCTTGGTCAGTGATGGGGTGTTTGATGGTGCTTCGAAAATGGGACGGACACAAAACGCTGGAAGAAATAGACTTCTCTTGTAGTCCCTTTTGGGTCCAGATTCAAGGGCTTCCTCTCGGTTTTTTGAACACCCGAAGCGGAATGAGGATAGCGGAGACGCTGGGAGATGTTATTGCAGTGGAAGACCCAGATGGACGTGGAAAGCTGAACAAGTTTCTGCGGGTTCGAGTTTGGATAGATGTGACGAAACCCTTGAAGGAGGGTTTCTTTTTGAAGAGGGTTAATGAAGATCTCTGGGTCAAGTTCAGGTATGAAAGGCTGTCGGACTATTGTTATGGATGTGGAAGGATTGGACACACGCAGAATGATTGTTTGGATTCGAATGATTCGTGGAAGCAACAAAAAGGGGGTGCTGAGGAACTCAGGGCGGAGATTTCTTGGTTGGATACCGTTCAGTATGGGGATAAACATCTTGAAAAATTGGTTTACCCTAGAGATTGCAAGAGAAACCCTACCATGGAGGGAGACGAAGGGGGACTCTGTGATTGTGGCGCGTGTCAATTCCAAACGGAGGCGTGTAGGGATGAGGCGAGGGGAAATTTTCTCCGTACAAAGGAGGTGGTGCACGAGAATATGGGTAATAAGGTCGTACAATCTAATTCGGGACAGGTGTCGCACCCTGAGGATGTTTTACCTAGGCCAGGGATAAAGATGACTGCTAGCCTGTCGCATGAAGGGGCGCAGTGGAAATGCCAAAGTGTGGAGAACACGAGTCGAGTCTCTGGGCTTGGTCCTGGGCCTATTTCAACCAATTCTCAATACTTTGTAGAGGAACCGGACAGCCCAAGAGGTGGGCCACTCATGATACAAGGTTTGGGCTTTGGAAATCTGCTAGGCCAGTCTCCAATTAAAGAGGTGGGCCATTTCCAATCAGAGGTGGGCCTCTCTAATATCTTTAACCGTCTCCTTAACCTAAAGCAAAAGAACCCAGATGATTCCGAGGAGGAAGAGAGTCAGAGGAAGAAGGCTCTGCTTATCAGTTGGGAGGATCAGAATGCTTATAAGGGAGGGTCAATCTCTCCGGACCAATTAATTCCTAGTCAGAACTCTGTGTCCAAAAGGGGAAAAATCAACCCTAGGAGTGGCTCAAACAGAGGGGGTAGAGGGAGCAGGGGGCGCCCCAGGAAGAATCCATGCATGTTATCAAACCTCTCTGACCAAGATTTGATTGAGGTACAAGTCGAGCACTCTTCTCAGTTTTCTCTTACTTCGGTCAATAATAGCCGGTTGATCGATGACTTGTTATCTGAGGTGGACTCTAATGTGGGAGCTGAACCTAGGGCACCGGTGGCTGGCCCTAAACAGCCACGGACCCAATGGTGA